agttaaatatttatttagctctttaaatattttggacaTGCTTGGCAAGAAAAGGGTAAAACTCAAACCTAAAAGTACAGCTCCTACTCATAAATCTCGCTCCTCGTTTATCATTCAAGCAATGTTGAAAATGTATGCTATTAAATACCATACACTCCCAACAAGCTTTTGGGTTTAAGTCTATCGTACACTGCACCATTCCATACAACATATGACCCTTAAACCACGTCTTCCCCGCAGAGTAGAATGGTGTTAACTTGTTAGTGTTATTATCAACAGCTAAAGTCGTTAGATTGTCCATGAAAGTATTCCAAGTTATTATAAACGCGAATTTATCTCCTCCCAACTTCTTAGCGTTGGacatacaaaaattattgttgtaATCGATCTGCCCAATAGAATATTTGGCATCAATCGAGAGAAGACATTGGTCATACCATATTATCCTCCCCTTGTACCACGGACATCTCCTACGAAGCTGtaatatacattttaaatatctacgCCACAATCAATTACGAGATTCCACGGgactaattaacataaaataagtagTTTTTATCGTATGCTAAATGTTAACAAAATTAGCTGTGCCCagatttatacaattttttttataagaaaatgatagctaattaaaaatattgatgTGACATTACAGCAGCGAAGGCGGTGGCAAAGCAGTCGTGGCACTTGGGCCCGTAGGAGTCGCCGCGGCACTGGATGATAGCGGATAAAGTAGAATCGCCGAACCCTTCGTAACCTTTGTTACTGACCGAATAGAACCTTTTGATGATAAATTTTAAACGTTGCTCGTACTTACTTCCCGGCTTGTATTTTCCTTGACTAACCAAGCATTTGTGGTTGAGATACGCATTGGTTGTGTTTAAGGACAATTCGCTGTTTATAAGGAGAAGTTGTATGGCCAAGACATGTATCAAAGTGACGCGTTTTGGTACAGTCGACGATGAAGAGTACAttgttttgtattatttttctcAGTGGGCTTTAATAAAAGATGATTTGTTGGGATTGATGTTTATGTACGAGAGAGACTCTTAGTGATTTTGATACTGAATTGATATATGCcgtatatatatagggtttattgTTTTTGGTTACCTAATACGAAAgttgtttgacaaggtcagttTGCAGAAAATAAAGTTTACACTTTGTatggagaggagaggagaggagagaagAGTTGAAGGTTGAGACTTATTTGCTGCGACAAGAAGGCCgacaaaaatgtaaaacatcAGAGGTGTGACTTAATTCACACGATTCGTATGGTGCTAACCTGAAATGAAGGAATTCacttgttaatttattattaatgtcatCCATTTACTAGCTAGTGTCAGCAACAAGAGTAATTTCCGTCACTTTCAACCTGAAGTTTTCTTGAGTTTTGGTCAATGTTGGGTATTTATACCTAGCGCTTGACTGTGTTTCTTCAGCCCTTTCAGCAACCTTCAAACAAAATAAGAACCATTAAGAACACAATGTTGATTACCTTACTGAAGCGACATTGCCTCTGCACCATTAAAagaaagtttaccaaaaaaagtcTCAACATCACATCAGTGACCTGGTTCAGCTCCAGATCAGCACAGAGCTCTGCTTAGGTGTTCATTCAATGAAACAAGTTGTGATTTCGTGTCCCTGATGGGCCATAAAGCCTCAAGATATCGACCGTATCCCAAAAGCTGTTTGAGGCAATGTTGGAGAGGTCCTTGACCAGAAGGAAGCCCAGTAACCGGCTAAGCAATTTAGTATTACAATTGGGCTAGGCAACGGAAGCCCAGAACTCCAGCCAAGCTATTTGGTATTGATTCTGAACCCAAAACCGGGGCCGGTTCAGAATAAACAAGAGATGAAGAAGGGGGCTTCAAGGAAACAAACAATACTGGTACAAACTGCGAAGTTGATGTGTCTTTTACCAAACCGACAAGGCAACCATTAAACCATGACACTTCACCGTCGTTAAAACACTGACCATTCACCCACCGGTTATAAACTCCTATATACACAAACTAACTT
This region of Brassica napus cultivar Da-Ae chromosome C5, Da-Ae, whole genome shotgun sequence genomic DNA includes:
- the LOC106400423 gene encoding putative cysteine-rich repeat secretory protein 17 translates to MYSSSSTVPKRVTLIHVLAIQLLLINSELSLNTTNAYLNHKCLVSQGKYKPGSKYEQRLKFIIKRFYSVSNKGYEGFGDSTLSAIIQCRGDSYGPKCHDCFATAFAALRRRCPWYKGRIIWYDQCLLSIDAKYSIGQIDYNNNFCMSNAKKLGGDKFAFIITWNTFMDNLTTLAVDNNTNKLTPFYSAGKTWFKGHMLYGMVQCTIDLNPKACWECMVFNSIHFQHCLNDKRGARFMSRSCTFRFEFYPFLAKHVQNI